A segment of the Luteolibacter sp. Y139 genome:
AAGGCTTCGCGGTCCATGAGCGTGATACGTTGGGGAACCCGCGCCAGATTTCAAGGCAGCAGAACGACTTTTGCCGTGGACGCACCGCTTCCCCGGCTAAAATGGGGCCGCATGCCAGAGCTGCCCGAAGTCGAAACCACCCGCCGCGGGGTCGAACCCCATCTTGTCGGACGACGCGTGACAGAGGTCATCGTCCGCCACCGCGGGCTGCGGCAACCGGTCTCGGAATCACTCGATTCCATCGTTGGCGACCGTTTCACCGCCATCCGCCGGCGGGCGAAATACCTGATTCTGGACGTGAAACGCGGCGGCTCCCTGCTGATCCACCTCGGCATGTCCGGCAGCCTGCGGTTCTCCGATCCATCAGCGGATTTCAAGAAACACGACCACGTCGCGCTGACCCTCGACTCCGGAAAACAGCTTCGTTTTCACGATCCCCGACGCTTCGGCATCTACCTGCACTTGCCCGAAGGCGATCCCCTGGAACATCCCCTCCTCCGCGGCTTGGGACCGGAACCTCTCGACGACGACTTCACCACCGCCCATCTCGCGAAGGCCTGCGCCAGCCGGAATGTTGCGATCAAGCTCGCCATCATGGACCCGAAGGTCGTGGTCGGCGTCGGCAACATCTACGCCAGCGAAGCCCTCTTCCGCGCCGGGATCCTTCCAGCCACACCCGCCTCCCGCGTAACCAAGCCGCGCCTTACGAAGCTGGTGAACGCCATCCGCAAGGTCCTCGCCGAATCCATCGAACAAGGCGGCACCACCCTCCGCGATTTCCTGAACTCCGACGGCGAGCCCGGCTACTTCAGCCAGTCGCTCTTCGTCTACGAACGGAAAGGTGAACCGTGCCGCGTGTGCAGCACGCCAATCCAACACGCCGTCATGGGCCAGCGCTCCACCTACTGGTGCCCGAAGTGCCAGCGTTGAGCGGGTTTCATCTCACTTCTGCAGCACCACCCAGCGCATCACACGCGACGGACCGCCAATCGGAGCGGAAGCAATGATCTTGCCGCCTTCGATGCGCACATCCACGCCCTCGCTGGACCACGTGGTTAGATCATCGGACCACTCGGCATTGTAGTTCACGTCCGCGCGCTCGGTGGGCAGGTCGCGGGAGATTTCCATCCGCTCGACTGTGATCGCGATCGAGTCGGCAGCCACCGAGGGCCGAGTGGGATCCGTGGAGAAGGCATACTCGATTCCATCGACCATCCCGTCACCATCGCTATCCGCATCGAATGCCAGCGATTGCGAAGGATACTCGTAGGCCTGATAGGCAGCGAAGCCAGTGAGCGACGCGGACAAGGCCGAGGGCGTGACCAGCAATGCCGGGCCCCAGGCACCAGCCGTCGCGCCATACATCGGACGCAGGCGAATCTGGACCGTCTGTCCAACGACCAGCGGACGACCGGCAATGACCTCGTTCAGGGTGACGGTGGTGGCACCGGCCGCAATCGTCGTCTCCTTCGACCACAGCACTGGAGAGGGATTCGTCACGGTGATATCATCTACCCACACACCGGATTTGCTGGCGTTCCACTTGAGGTTGTTGCCGCCGGCGTTGCGAAGCGCGAAGCGGAATTTCACCGCCGTGCCCGCCCACGCGGACAGCGACACGCTCTGCCGCGTCATCGCTTTGTCGGCCTTCTTGGTGCCCGGCAAATTCCAGATCGAGGTCCAAGTATTACCACCGTCGGTCGAGAGCTCGACGTGCAAGCGATTCGTCACTGCCATCGGCCCGCGACGAGTCCAAAATTCCAAGGCACTGGTGGCGCTGGGGGTAGCATCGCGCTCCACCATGAAGAAATCTTCGGGATCGGTCAGCGTGGCGAGACCGAGCCGGAACGAACGGGCGCCGCTCTTCCGGAAGCCAGTGAGGGTGCTGAGCACCGTATACGCGGGCGAAGTCTGCGCGATAATCTGCGGCGGCGGTGCGGTCTCCGCGCCCTCCGTCCACGCACCCGCACCCGGGGCCGAGACTTCGAAGCGATAGGAAGTCGCCGCTGGATCGCCGAGGAAATTGTAGTTGGCACCGCTCACCGGCGGCGTCGTGCTGCCACTGAGTTCAAACTGGCCGCGTGGCGTGACGACCTTTGCCGCACCCCACGGGAAAGCCTTTCCACCGAGGTAGGCACGGGCACGCAGCCACCACGTCCCGGAGCCGATCGAGGTCCCGGCGGTGGTGGAATTGAAGGCGAACGAAGTAAGGCCCGAAGCCTTCACCGTGCCCCACGGCTCCAACCAATCGCCAGCGCTCACGCCAATGTCATCGATGAAGATTCCCGTCGCTGCCGTCGGGTAATCTTCATGCGCATAGAGGGACGAAGTCGGATCCGAAAGGTAGAAACGGAAGCGCACGCGCAACGGCGAGCCCGCCGAAGGCAGCGGCAGCGATGAAGCCTGGAACGCCGCGTCCGAGGTGCCGCCGCCACCGGAAATCGTGGTGAGATTGGACCACGTGAGGCCGCCATCAACGGAGCTCTCGACGGCGAGCTTCGTCGCCGGAGTCATCAACCCGCGGCGATACTGGAAGGTCAGCGCGCTGCCCGTGCCCGGCACGATCTCGCGATCGAGCTCGAAGGACTGCTGCGGCACGCCATTGATCATCGGATCGTAGCGCGTGGGAAAGGTGAGATGGAATGCCTTCGTCCCGCTCTTCGCAAAGCCTGCTACCGCAGCGAGAAAGGGATACGTCGAGCTGGCCTTCGCGATGACCTTCGGAGCCGGGCTGTCTTCCGCGCCTTCGACCCAAGTCGCTGCCTTGCGCTGGAACATGCCGGCTTCGACCTGCTCCACGCCTTCCAGGCCACTGACCTGATAGGTCGATCCCGCTGCGAGTGGCGAACTCTGCCCGGTGACCACTCCGCTTTGGTTCAAGCGCTGCGGATCGAACAACGTGACATCATAGCTGTGCACCGTCGGCACATTCTCACCCTGGATTCCTGAAACCGTGACGTGGAAGGTGGTATCGCCGGTGACCGAGAAGATCGCCGCCGAGGCCGGCACTTGCCACACGATCGAATTGTCGCCGAAGCCACTCCGGCGCGAGACCACGCTCACCGGCAGCACGTTCAGCGCCGCGTCGCGCAGCGTCACGGTCGCGGCGGAGAAGTCGGCCTTGTGATAGGACAGCGACCAGTAGGGAGAATTGTGCTCCACCGGGAAATACCCGGCTGCGGGATAGGAGTGGAAGAGAGGATCGATGTTGAAATTCGCATCGGCCGCCCGGGGCACCACATACATCGCATTCGAGGGCGGCCGCACGCTGTTCCCGCTGAAAAGTCCCGGCGTATCACCGGACGCGAAATCCGTGGACCAGTGGCACAGGAGCCAGCGGCGGTGGCCGACATCGATGTTCCAATTCGAGATGCCGACCACGTTTTCCTGCACATACGCATCGACCGCCCCGGGGCCGAAGAAACCGAGCGCCAGGTTGCCGTTCTTGTTGGCGTTCCATGCGGCAGTCGTCCAGGCGGTGTTGCTCTGCGGCGGATTGTGATTGAGGCCGCCGCTGTTCGGATAGGTCCGCGCGATCATCAGCGCCGAGCGCTGGGCCGCCGCCGCCTTCGTCGTGGAAGGATCAGGCTTATAGGTGTCCGCTTCCTGAATATTGACCGTGAACCCGGTATTCACGCGCACATCGGCAGGGACGCCGCAGAGCGCGCGGAAGTAATTCAGGCGCCGTTCGACATCGCCGGCAAAAGCCGCCGAGGTCGTTCCTTCTGCGCCCGCAGCAGTGGACGTGTAGTTGCCGGTCCAGTTGATCCGGTCGCGATAGCCTTCCGACGCCTGAAAGACGGACTGGTAGAAGGCGACGACGTTATTGCGGTTCGAGGTATCGACCTCAAAGCCACGCGTCGGGACCGGATCCGCCAGGGCACTCGCGGCCAGGCAGCTCGCGAACACGACGGAAACCGGCCAGATAAATCTGGTCGTTGGGGACAGCACGCCCCGATTTATATTTAGAAAAGCCTAACAATCAAAGGTCAATTTTTTCAAATCAACCCAGATCATCAGGCTAACTACGTGAAAATTCGTAACGCAAGGCCGAAATCCCAAAAAACGCCGCCGTTTCCGCCCGCAGCACGATTTCCCCCAGACTGGCCGGGTGGAATCCTCCACCTAGCGCCGCCTCCCCTTCCTCCGGGGTGAAATCTCCTTCCGGCCCCACCAACAGCGTCACGTCTTCCGGCGACTCGGCCGAGCGCAAGACCTCCCGGAGCGGCCGGGCTCCGTCGAAAAGCGAGGCGATGACTCTCAGGCCGGAACCGCACTGCGGAAGCCATTCAGAAAAGCTACGGGGCGGCTCCACCAACGGGAGCAGGTCCTGCCCGCACTGCTTGCAGGCTTCGAGCGCGACGCGCTGCCACTTTGAGGATTTGCGGTCGGCATCATCCGCCTCCACCTGCACCACCGTGCGCTTGGTGATCAGCGGTTGGATCGAGGCAACGCCCAGCTCCACGGCCTTCTGGACGATGAGATCCATCGTCTTCCCCTTCGGCACCGCCTGCGCCAGATGAATACGCGGCCGCAGCGGCGGGCGTTGAACTACCTCGCCGAGCGAAAGGCGTATCTCGCTCTTCGAAACATCCAGGATCTCCGCCGTGGCCGAACGCCCCGCGCCGTCGAAGACCGTGATCCGGTCGCCACGGCGCGCGCGCAGGACCTGGGCGGCATGCTTCGCCTCATCGCCGGTCAGGACGGCAGCGCCACCCCAGCATTCCGGTGCGAGGAAGAAGCGCGCCATGCCTCAGAGGTCGAAGAAGCGGCGGGCCTTTTTGAAGAAGCCCTCCTGCATCGGGGAGTTGTGCTGGCCGATCGACTCGGAGAAAGCGCGGAGCTTCTCCTGCTGATCCGAATTGAGCTTGGTCGGCACCTCCACCTGCACGCGGACGTGGAGGTCGCCCTTCTTCGGGCTGGAAAGCGCCGGCACCCCGCGGTCGCGGAGGCGGAACAGGGTCCCGCCCTGGGTGCCTGCCGGGATCTTGATCGAGGCCTTGCCGTCCAGTGTCGGCACTTCCAGCTCACCGCCGAGCGTGGCAGTGCTGAAAGGCATCGGCACCTCACAGAAGAGATCATTGCCCTCGCGCTCGAAGACATCATGCGCCTTCACGTGAAGGAACACGTAGAGGTCACCAGCCGCGCCGCCGCGGACACCCGCGTCGCCATTGCCGGTGGAGCGCAGGCGAGTGCCATCCTCCACGCCAGCCGGGATGCGGATCTTGATCCGGCTCGTCTTGTGGACGCGACCGTCGCCACCACAGGCGCCGCAGGGATCGGCCACCGATTCACCGGCGCCACGGCATTCCGGGCAGGTCGTCTGCTGGATGAAAATACCGGCCTGACGGGCAACCACGCCGCGACCACCGCAAGTGGTGCAGGCCTTGGTTCCACCACCACTCTTCGAGCCGGTGGAATTGCACGTGCCACAAGGGCCGTAGTGCTCGATCTCAAGCTCCTTTTCCGATCCGCGCGCCGCTTCCTCCAGCGTGATCTCCAGATCATAGCGCAGGTCGCTGCCACGCTGCTTGCCCGTCCGCTGGCGACGTCCGCCACCAAAAAATTCTTCGAAGCCACCACCGAAGGCACTGCCAAAGACCTGCGAGAACAGGTCCATCGGATCGTGGAAGCCACCGCCCCCACCACCTCCGCCGCCGCCACCACCGAAGGCAGCGTGGCCGAAGCGGTCATAGGCCGCGCGCTTGTCGGCATCGCTCAGCGCCTCATAGGCCTCACCGAGCTCCTTGAATTTCTCCTCAGCCTCATGGTCACCCGGGTTCTTGTCCGGGTGGAACTTCACCGCGAGCTTGCGGTAGGCCTTCTTGATCTCGTCCGCACCAGCGTCGCGGGAAACCCCGAGAATCTCGTAATAGTCTCGCTTCGTCGCCATCGTCTCAGCCTTCCTCTCCTCCGGTTTTACCCACCACCACCACCGCCGGACGCAGCAGACGATCGCGCAGCATGAAGCCGCGGCGATGCACCCGCAGCACCTTTCCGTCCTGATCGGGAGCGCAGTCTTCCTGCGAAACCGCCTCGTGGACATTCGGGTCGAAGGTCTTGCCGTCCGCCGGGATCTCCGTGACCCCTTGGGCGGAAAGGAAGTCGTTCAACTGCCGGCGGACCATGTCCATGCCGATGTAGATCATCGAGCTCTTGTCCTGCGCCGCCGCCAGCATGCCCATCTCGAAGTTATCGATCACCGGCAGCAGGTCCTCGAGCAGACCCTGGTTGGCATAGCGCATCGCCTCCTCGCGCTCGCGGGCGGAGCGCTTGCGGAAATTGTCCAGGTCAGCCGCGGTGCGCACCGCCAGTTCCTTCCACTTGAGCACATCTGCCTCCAATTCGGCGTAGGGATCCAGCTCGCCAGACGCGGCGTCGGAAAAATCCTCGTCCACCGCAGCGGCCGGCTCCTTGTCGTCCTCAGGAATCATATGCGCGCTTCCTGCCACTCCCCGGCCGGGTCGTCAACGGTTGCTTGGTAGTCAAAGGCTAGACCCGCCCTACCAAAATCACCTCAGACGGTCTTTACGCAGATGCCTGTGACACCCTTGACGCCTATCT
Coding sequences within it:
- the mutM gene encoding bifunctional DNA-formamidopyrimidine glycosylase/DNA-(apurinic or apyrimidinic site) lyase, encoding MPELPEVETTRRGVEPHLVGRRVTEVIVRHRGLRQPVSESLDSIVGDRFTAIRRRAKYLILDVKRGGSLLIHLGMSGSLRFSDPSADFKKHDHVALTLDSGKQLRFHDPRRFGIYLHLPEGDPLEHPLLRGLGPEPLDDDFTTAHLAKACASRNVAIKLAIMDPKVVVGVGNIYASEALFRAGILPATPASRVTKPRLTKLVNAIRKVLAESIEQGGTTLRDFLNSDGEPGYFSQSLFVYERKGEPCRVCSTPIQHAVMGQRSTYWCPKCQR
- a CDS encoding 16S rRNA (uracil(1498)-N(3))-methyltransferase, yielding MARFFLAPECWGGAAVLTGDEAKHAAQVLRARRGDRITVFDGAGRSATAEILDVSKSEIRLSLGEVVQRPPLRPRIHLAQAVPKGKTMDLIVQKAVELGVASIQPLITKRTVVQVEADDADRKSSKWQRVALEACKQCGQDLLPLVEPPRSFSEWLPQCGSGLRVIASLFDGARPLREVLRSAESPEDVTLLVGPEGDFTPEEGEAALGGGFHPASLGEIVLRAETAAFFGISALRYEFSRS
- the dnaJ gene encoding molecular chaperone DnaJ; translation: MATKRDYYEILGVSRDAGADEIKKAYRKLAVKFHPDKNPGDHEAEEKFKELGEAYEALSDADKRAAYDRFGHAAFGGGGGGGGGGGGFHDPMDLFSQVFGSAFGGGFEEFFGGGRRQRTGKQRGSDLRYDLEITLEEAARGSEKELEIEHYGPCGTCNSTGSKSGGGTKACTTCGGRGVVARQAGIFIQQTTCPECRGAGESVADPCGACGGDGRVHKTSRIKIRIPAGVEDGTRLRSTGNGDAGVRGGAAGDLYVFLHVKAHDVFEREGNDLFCEVPMPFSTATLGGELEVPTLDGKASIKIPAGTQGGTLFRLRDRGVPALSSPKKGDLHVRVQVEVPTKLNSDQQEKLRAFSESIGQHNSPMQEGFFKKARRFFDL
- the grpE gene encoding nucleotide exchange factor GrpE, producing MIPEDDKEPAAAVDEDFSDAASGELDPYAELEADVLKWKELAVRTAADLDNFRKRSAREREEAMRYANQGLLEDLLPVIDNFEMGMLAAAQDKSSMIYIGMDMVRRQLNDFLSAQGVTEIPADGKTFDPNVHEAVSQEDCAPDQDGKVLRVHRRGFMLRDRLLRPAVVVVGKTGGEEG